A genomic window from Sparus aurata chromosome 4, fSpaAur1.1, whole genome shotgun sequence includes:
- the LOC115580015 gene encoding uncharacterized protein LOC115580015, with protein sequence MKAKALSVKECTWMSEECHLLGELHGDSQRDGLCLPNIFRSKKVRPLTRTQTGPAYQVYHTARELLLEVLDRGAVRELIRRAAGVKAGANHQSREQGADLSEGEYAEALAWFSIVLQSGLTVGESSSFGSELTFRLDGWQGVLKRNSFQTSLLSLTRLEDGDKLEALSAFCSHITRRYQALYTPGHNLAVKKYSLSYQQGPCSLHLALLCDTSSGFICNMYLYCPEQLQRQSRRPVVEQVVRYLLGPFYRQRPLVQLDSSAWMEGRLSDVCSGLGVSIDFVPLLNDPTSSPVGPHQQQTSEGSPSHLQGWTGPALFPVSDLKGSEVDLFLPGLWGTLHIICINTFVLHTLQIQGSDRQVHLTEFTRALASQLAVDSSITVPVLPPLDSTSYQETRSSKRRTNMSSCHQLRENDQRAFSSAVRLHRWNRPGVCGLDNTGNSCYLNAVLQCLCSTVPLVEHLLSQDTRKELERSKCRVAEVFVRLLEKMWMGSSSSCAPVEARSVLCSILPQFNNYAQQDAQELLLYLLNALHDDLRKVAKRQLHSSIRQPRKDQNRNCSTAAESTIVSHLFEGQLSYMTVCMHCDQQAHSTQSFTVLSLPIPADIIKCSIQDCLSLFFEQTVLTGGEQMLCSVCELRRESTVLTCLDKPPEVLMLHLKRFGCKGKNQVKLRTNVSFSMKLNLSPFLSSSVQNTSYSSYCLYAVVNHTGNLNMGHYTALCHNALTRTWHCFDDSAVREVQDSLVQSPNSYMLLYSRKPFQKPKISGL encoded by the exons ATGAAGGCCAAGGCTTTGTCAGTGAAGGAGTGCACATGGATGTCAGAGGAGTGCCACCTGCTGGGTGAGCTCCATGGAGACTCTCAGAGGGATGGTCTGTGTTTACCCAACATCTTCAGGTCCAAAAAGGTGAGGCCGCTCACCAGGACTCAGACCGGACCCGCCTACCAGGTGTACCACACGGCCAGAGAGCTCCTGCTGGAAGTGCTGGACCGAGGAGCCGTCCGGGAGCTGATCAGGAGAGCTGCTGGTGTGAAGGCTGGAGCGAACcatcagagcagagagcagggaGCAGATCTCTCTGAGGGGGAGTATGCTGAGGCGTTAGCGTGGTTCTCTATCGTCCTGCAGAGCGGCCTGACTGTAGGAGAGAGCAGCAGCTTTGGCTCTGAGCTGACTTTCAGACTGGATGGGTGGCAGGGCGTCCTGAAGAGGAACAGCTTCCAGACCAGCCTGCTGTCTCTGACCAGGCTGGAGGATGGAGACAAGCTGGAGGCGCTCTCTGCTTTCTGCAGCCACATCACCAGGCGCTACCAGGCTTTGTACACACCTGGTCACAACCTGGCCGTGAAGAAATACAGTCTGTCCTACCAGCAGGGTCCTTGCTCTCTTCATCTCGCCCTCCTCTGTGACACGAGCTCTGGGTTCATCTGTAACATGTATCTGTACTGTCCAGAGCAGCtccagaggcagagcaggaggccTGTGGTGGAGCAGGTGGTCAGATACCTGCTGGGACCTTTCTACAGACAGAGGCCCCTGGTTCAGCTGGACAGCTCTGCGTGGATGGAGGGCAGACTCTCAGACGTCTGCTCTGGCTTAGGGGTCAGTATTGATTTTGTTCCACTGCTCAATGACCCGACATCGTCTCCGGTCGGACCACATCAGCAGCAAACATCCGAGGGTTCACCGTCTCATCTCCAGGGCTGGACCGGACCTGCTCTGTTTCCTGTGTCAGACCTGAAAGGATCAGAGGTAGACTTGTTCCTCCCAGGCCTCTGGGGGACGCTACACATCATCTGCATCAACACATTCGTGCTCCACACGCTGCAGATCCAGGGCTCAGACAGGCAGGTCCACCTGACTGAGTTCACCAGGGCTCTGGCCTCTCAGCTGGCTGTGGACAGCAGCATCACCGTGCCGGTTCTGCCACCACTGGACAGCACTTCGTACCAAGAGACGAGGTCTTCTAAGAGAAG GACGAACATGTCCAGCTGTCATCAGCTGAGGGAAAATGACCAGCGAGCCTTCAGCTCTGCAGTGAGGCTGCACAGGTGGAACAGACCCGGAGTGTGCGGTCTGGACAACACAGGAAACTCCTGCTACTTAAATGCTGTGTTACAGTGTCTGTGCTCCACTGTGCCCCTCGTCGAGCATCTCCTCAGTCAGGACACTCGCAAAGAGCTGGAGAG GTCTAAGTGCCGTGTGGCCGAGGTGTTTGTGCGCCTGCTGGAGAAGATGTGGATGGGGAGCAGCTCCAGCTGTGCTCCTGTGGAGGCCCGGTCTGTGCTCTGCTCCATCCTCCCACAGTTCAACAACTATGCCCAGCAAGACGCCCAGGAACTGCTGCTTTACCTGCTCAACGCACTCCACGACGACCTCAGAAAG gttgCAAAGCGTCAGCTGCACTCCTCGATACGGCAGCCGAGAAAAGACCAGAACAGAAACTGCTCCACTGCAGCGGAGTCCACCATCGTCTCGCATCTGTTTGAGGGCCAGCTGAGCTACATGACCGTCTGCATGCACTGTGACCAGCAGGCACACAGCACGCAGTCCTTCACCGTCCTGTCACTGCCCATCCCTGCAGACATCATCAAGTGCTCCATTCAG GACTGCCTGTCACTGTTCTTCGAGCAGACTGtgctgacgggaggagagcAGATGTTGTGTTCGGTGTGTGAGCTGAGGAGAGAATCTACAGTCCTCACCTGTCTGGACAAACCTCCAGAGGTCCTCATGTTGCACCTCAAACG GTTTGGCTGTAAGGGGAAGAACCAGGTGAAACTGAGGACTAATGTTTCGTTCTCCATGAAGCTCAATCTCTCCCCGTTTCTATCCAGCTCGGTACAGAACACCTCATATTCTTCATACTGCCTGTACGCTGTCGTG AACCACACAGGTAATCTGAACATGGGTCACTACACGGCTCTCTGCCATAACGCCCTGACCCGGACGTGGCACTGTTTTGACGACTCAGCGGTCAGAGAGGTACAGGACAGCCTTGTGCAGTCTCCAAACAGCTACATGCTGCTCTACAGCCGCAAGCCGTTTCAAAAGCCAAAGATCAGCGGACTCTGA